In Pleurocapsa sp. PCC 7319, the following are encoded in one genomic region:
- a CDS encoding Ig-like domain-containing protein, with translation MEVSVNQQFLSSQTNLAFVDRNILGYEDLVSGIAPDTEILILESERDAIAQITETLNHYEEVSSLHIVSHGDRGSLQLGNTNLSLENLGEYQDELLSWGNVLTEDSDILLYGCNVAEGEGKEFVDVFSQMTGSDIAASTDLTGSRLFGGDGDLEYATGNIEAELALETNVIESLDFVLVNDYVVQTEPNFQKELVLSGLREPTSMAFLPDNRMLFLQKNGVINIFDPQDSQSTPEVYLDLSSDIQGGFEAGLLDIAIDPNFGTPGNDYIYVYYSHKPEFFGDDPEYRISRFTHNGNQADINSEFIVFEKPDGVAGHHDGGGLDFGPDGKLYLTVGDQRPFNVPPSEFDFSVVADLSTSNGKLYRVNPDGTAPTDNPFVDNDPTTDSNQDFVWAYGLRNSFRSRWDIPSDRYFIGDVGGNVQSTAFEEINLGQAGVNYGWPDSEGFSSNPNATDPIFAYAHTGSTPNGGSITGGVVYRGNQFPENYQGAFFFGDYTLNWIRYIQFDVAGNVIDADPSTPTVVDAFNFDNDASSIVSLEQGPDGALYYLTFGDFAGSTGTLNRVSYNVDNQLPVITQATADTNIGSVGSTINFTATATDGDNDPLSYTWKFGNGDTANGANISYNYNSIGVYTASLEVSDGTGTVMSEPIIIQIGGVPDSTIVTPNETDLFRAGETITFSATATDPDETLTSSNFVWSAELIHNDHTHPDFGPITGSSYNFTVPTTGHGFSDAVGYKVTLTVTDSDGLFDREVISIFPEKVDLSFASNIDGDILGGVDFTLDGLNRDGPFVLDTAIDHQHQIIADEVIIANGIEYTFNGWSNGVTTPEFSFIAPETDTTYTANYVITNTNVSANAKDDLFVVGEDEVAVALDVLANDTNSSSILPTITTVGAPSNGGTVTIDSANNGLIYTPALDFAGIETFTYSISDGNGGISEGNVRVAIQGINDAPNAVADSFNVAVDSTDNALDILANDLDPDIVNDSPVAIEFSTYEVTEVSIINPSRAVKVKHSIPTGKLSNADLIFDATAAAGNDPHFHMMGMPADMRPNYLTQHNSGGNGDRINFTMAREDRQAFAFEGFSYTSGLFFPGTNAGFTVIATLANGGEISQTFAAAETETAFQAVILDGAGWQNVTSVRFEGSVIGTGTEVSQELNIDNIIVSAASDVLNVTSVSTPNNGGSVSIDNTNGQLIYTPQADFEGTETFGYTISDLAGATSTATVAVNVGTSSSTLPITDGLVLHLEADNGVTTDGSDLVTGWTDQSGLGNNLTGGGDPRLVSNGLNGQPIIAFDGAGDKLENLLGLNGLPAGGEDRTIFFLAKYNSNGYGGFTYGNNATNQAFGLVVDNKGDLSIQAWGFGQDNSSKVDGTGTGWLVQGAKLEGGVLTHYKDGAEIDSSTHNYNTSLAKLVVGAEIDSSPYLDMEVGGIIVYDRALSDAERQQVETYLENKYFTGTPPVNQAPTVENDTAVVTEGAAVQINVLNNDSDTDGTIDATTVTIANQPSNGTVTVDGNTGIITYTHNGTTTTSDSFTYTVADNDGAVSTTATVDLTINPVTTNQAPTVANDNAAVTEGGVVQINVLNNDSDADGTIDVTTVTIANQPSNGTVTVDGNTGIITYTHNGTTTTSDSFTYNVADDDGAVSTTATVDLTINPPSSSTLPITEGLVLHLEADSGVTTDGSDLVTGWTDQSGLGNNLTGGGDPRLVSNGLNGQPIIAFDGAGDKLENLLGLNGLPAGGEDRTIFFLAKYNSNGYGGFTYGNNATNQAFGLVVDNKGDLSIQAWGFGQDNSSKVDGTGTGWLVQGAKLEGGVLTHYKDGAEIDSSTHNYNTSLAKLVVGAEIDSSPYLDMEVGGIIVYDRALSDAERQQVNAYFQDKYGLI, from the coding sequence ATGGAAGTATCAGTAAACCAGCAATTTTTATCATCTCAAACTAATCTAGCTTTTGTCGATCGTAATATTTTAGGATATGAAGATTTAGTAAGTGGAATTGCTCCTGACACAGAAATATTAATTCTAGAATCAGAGAGAGATGCGATCGCTCAAATTACAGAAACATTAAATCACTACGAAGAAGTATCCAGCCTACATATAGTTTCTCACGGCGATCGCGGTTCTCTTCAATTAGGGAATACTAACCTCAGCTTAGAGAACTTAGGAGAATATCAAGATGAGTTACTGAGTTGGGGTAATGTTCTAACCGAAGATAGCGATATTTTGCTTTATGGTTGTAATGTAGCAGAAGGAGAAGGAAAAGAGTTTGTTGATGTCTTCAGTCAAATGACTGGGTCTGATATTGCTGCTTCCACTGATCTAACTGGTAGTAGGTTATTCGGGGGGGATGGGGATTTAGAATATGCTACGGGAAATATAGAGGCAGAATTAGCCTTAGAAACTAATGTAATTGAAAGTTTAGACTTTGTTCTTGTCAATGATTATGTAGTACAAACCGAACCCAACTTCCAGAAAGAATTAGTTTTGTCTGGGTTAAGAGAACCCACTTCTATGGCTTTTTTGCCTGACAATCGAATGTTGTTTTTGCAGAAAAATGGTGTCATCAACATCTTCGATCCCCAAGATAGTCAGTCAACTCCAGAAGTGTATTTAGATTTATCCAGCGACATTCAAGGAGGTTTTGAAGCTGGACTTCTTGATATTGCTATAGATCCAAATTTTGGTACGCCAGGAAACGACTACATCTATGTCTATTATTCTCATAAACCAGAATTCTTTGGAGACGATCCTGAATATCGAATCTCCAGATTTACCCATAATGGCAATCAAGCCGATATCAACAGTGAATTTATAGTTTTTGAGAAACCAGATGGAGTTGCAGGACATCATGATGGTGGTGGTCTTGACTTTGGACCAGATGGCAAACTCTATTTAACGGTAGGCGATCAAAGACCTTTTAACGTTCCACCATCGGAATTTGATTTCTCCGTAGTTGCAGATTTAAGCACTTCCAACGGTAAACTATATCGTGTTAATCCCGATGGAACAGCACCAACAGATAATCCTTTTGTAGATAACGATCCGACTACAGACAGCAATCAAGATTTTGTTTGGGCTTATGGTCTAAGAAATTCTTTCCGTTCCCGTTGGGATATTCCTAGCGATCGCTATTTTATAGGAGATGTTGGGGGGAACGTACAGTCCACTGCCTTTGAGGAGATAAACTTGGGTCAGGCTGGAGTCAATTATGGCTGGCCTGATAGTGAGGGATTTAGCAGCAATCCTAATGCTACCGATCCTATTTTTGCTTATGCTCATACTGGATCTACCCCTAATGGAGGTTCTATTACTGGAGGAGTAGTATACCGAGGAAATCAATTTCCTGAAAATTATCAGGGAGCTTTCTTTTTTGGTGACTATACTCTAAATTGGATTCGCTACATCCAATTTGATGTTGCTGGGAACGTTATAGACGCAGATCCTTCAACACCTACGGTGGTGGATGCTTTTAACTTTGATAACGATGCCTCATCTATAGTTTCTCTCGAACAAGGACCCGATGGAGCGTTATATTATCTTACCTTTGGTGATTTTGCAGGTTCTACAGGAACTCTCAATCGGGTTTCTTATAATGTAGACAATCAATTACCCGTAATTACTCAAGCCACAGCAGATACAAATATAGGCTCTGTTGGCTCGACAATTAATTTCACTGCCACTGCAACAGATGGTGATAATGATCCCCTAAGTTATACCTGGAAGTTTGGTAATGGAGATACCGCCAATGGTGCTAATATTAGCTATAACTACAATTCAATTGGTGTTTATACGGCATCTTTAGAGGTTTCTGACGGTACTGGTACGGTGATGTCAGAACCCATAATAATTCAAATAGGTGGAGTTCCAGATTCCACTATTGTCACCCCCAATGAAACAGATTTATTTAGGGCAGGAGAAACAATTACTTTTAGTGCTACGGCCACCGATCCTGATGAAACCCTTACTTCTAGTAATTTTGTATGGTCAGCTGAGTTGATTCATAACGACCATACCCACCCCGATTTTGGACCGATTACAGGTAGCAGCTATAACTTTACCGTACCCACTACAGGTCATGGTTTTTCCGATGCTGTCGGCTACAAAGTAACTCTGACAGTAACAGATTCCGATGGTTTGTTTGATCGAGAAGTCATTTCAATTTTTCCCGAAAAAGTTGATCTGTCATTTGCCTCTAACATTGATGGAGATATACTAGGGGGGGTTGACTTTACTCTTGATGGCTTAAATAGAGATGGTCCATTCGTTCTCGACACGGCGATCGACCATCAACACCAGATTATTGCTGACGAAGTAATTATTGCCAATGGTATTGAATATACTTTTAATGGTTGGTCTAATGGCGTTACTACACCAGAATTTTCTTTTATTGCACCAGAGACAGATACAACTTATACCGCTAATTACGTTATTACCAACACCAACGTTTCGGCTAATGCAAAAGACGATCTGTTTGTTGTGGGCGAAGACGAGGTTGCTGTCGCCCTAGATGTTTTAGCTAACGATACAAATTCTAGTAGCATTTTGCCAACTATTACAACAGTAGGAGCTCCTAGTAATGGCGGTACTGTTACAATTGACAGCGCAAACAATGGCTTAATCTACACCCCTGCTCTAGACTTTGCAGGCATTGAAACTTTTACCTACAGTATTAGTGACGGTAATGGAGGTATCAGCGAAGGAAACGTTAGAGTTGCTATTCAAGGCATTAACGACGCTCCCAATGCTGTTGCAGATAGCTTTAACGTTGCTGTAGATAGTACTGATAATGCTTTAGATATTCTAGCCAACGATTTAGATCCAGATATTGTCAACGATTCTCCCGTTGCGATCGAATTTAGCACTTACGAAGTAACAGAAGTCTCGATAATTAATCCTTCTCGGGCGGTTAAAGTAAAACATTCTATTCCAACTGGCAAACTCAGCAACGCGGATTTGATTTTTGATGCTACTGCTGCTGCTGGTAACGACCCTCACTTTCATATGATGGGGATGCCTGCTGACATGCGTCCCAATTATTTAACCCAGCATAATTCGGGGGGGAATGGGGACAGAATTAACTTTACAATGGCTCGCGAAGACAGACAAGCTTTTGCTTTTGAAGGTTTTAGCTACACTAGCGGATTGTTTTTCCCTGGTACTAATGCTGGGTTTACAGTGATTGCTACTCTAGCTAATGGTGGTGAAATTTCGCAAACTTTCGCTGCTGCGGAAACAGAAACAGCTTTCCAAGCCGTTATTTTAGATGGTGCTGGATGGCAAAATGTGACCTCGGTACGCTTTGAAGGTAGCGTAATTGGTACAGGTACAGAAGTTAGCCAAGAATTGAACATCGATAATATTATTGTAAGTGCTGCTTCTGATGTCCTTAACGTTACATCAGTGAGTACTCCTAATAATGGCGGTAGTGTGAGTATTGACAATACAAACGGTCAATTAATCTACACCCCTCAAGCAGACTTTGAAGGAACAGAAACCTTTGGTTATACGATCTCGGACTTAGCAGGGGCAACATCCACAGCCACAGTCGCCGTAAATGTAGGAACATCTAGCAGCACTTTACCCATAACAGACGGATTAGTGCTGCACCTAGAAGCAGATAACGGAGTAACGACCGACGGCAGCGACCTAGTAACAGGTTGGACAGACCAGTCAGGACTGGGCAATAACTTAACAGGAGGGGGAGACCCCAGACTAGTGAGCAACGGCTTAAACGGTCAACCAATAATTGCTTTTGACGGAGCGGGAGACAAACTAGAGAACCTCCTGGGATTAAATGGTCTGCCCGCAGGAGGAGAAGACCGTACGATTTTCTTCCTGGCCAAATACAATAGCAATGGTTACGGAGGATTTACCTACGGCAACAATGCCACCAATCAAGCATTTGGTCTAGTAGTAGACAACAAAGGAGACCTGAGCATTCAAGCGTGGGGATTTGGTCAAGACAACTCCAGCAAAGTAGATGGAACAGGAACTGGTTGGTTAGTCCAAGGAGCAAAACTAGAAGGAGGAGTGCTGACCCATTACAAAGATGGAGCAGAGATTGATAGTAGCACTCATAATTACAACACCAGTCTAGCCAAACTAGTAGTGGGGGCAGAGATCGATAGCAGTCCTTACTTAGATATGGAAGTAGGGGGAATTATTGTTTACGATCGCGCTTTAAGCGATGCCGAGCGACAGCAGGTCGAAACTTATCTGGAGAATAAATACTTCACTGGCACTCCCCCAGTCAATCAAGCACCTACAGTAGAAAATGACACCGCAGTAGTCACAGAAGGTGCAGCAGTCCAAATCAATGTCTTAAATAACGACAGCGATACCGACGGCACAATCGACGCGACCACAGTTACCATCGCCAACCAACCCAGTAACGGTACGGTAACAGTAGATGGCAATACAGGCATCATTACCTACACTCACAACGGCACGACAACTACTAGCGATAGCTTTACCTATACCGTTGCCGACAATGATGGAGCAGTTTCTACAACAGCGACAGTCGATCTAACTATCAATCCAGTAACAACCAACCAAGCACCTACAGTAGCCAATGACAATGCCGCAGTCACAGAAGGAGGGGTAGTCCAAATCAATGTCTTAAATAACGACAGCGATGCCGACGGCACAATCGACGTGACCACAGTTACCATCGCCAACCAACCCAGTAACGGTACGGTGACAGTAGATGGCAATACAGGCATCATTACCTACACTCACAACGGCACGACAACTACTAGCGATAGCTTTACCTATAACGTTGCCGACGATGATGGAGCAGTTTCCACAACAGCTACCGTCGATTTAACTATCAATCCTCCTTCTAGCAGCACTTTACCCATAACAGAAGGATTAGTGCTGCACCTAGAAGCAGATAGCGGAGTAACGACCGACGGCAGCGACCTAGTAACAGGTTGGACAGACCAGTCAGGACTGGGCAATAACTTAACAGGAGGGGGAGACCCCAGACTAGTGAGCAACGGCTTAAACGGTCAACCAATAATTGCTTTTGACGGAGCGGGAGACAAACTAGAGAACCTCCTGGGATTAAATGGTCTGCCCGCAGGAGGAGAAGACCGTACGATTTTCTTCCTGGCCAAATACAATAGCAATGGTTACGGAGGATTTACCTACGGCAACAATGCCACCAATCAAGCATTTGGTCTAGTAGTAGACAACAAAGGAGACCTGAGCATTCAAGCGTGGGGATTTGGTCAAGACAACTCCAGCAAAGTAGATGGAACAGGAACTGGTTGGTTAGTCCAAGGAGCAAAACTAGAAGGAGGAGTGCTGACCCATTACAAAGATGGAGCAGAGATTGATAGTAGCACTCATAATTACAACACCAGTCTAGCCAAACTAGTAGTGGGGGCAGAGATCGATAGCAGTCCTTACTTAGATATGGAAGTAGGGGGAATTATTGTTTACGATCGCGCTTTAAGCGATGCCGAGCGACAGCAGGTTAATGCTTATTTCCAAGATAAGTACGGTTTGATTTAA
- a CDS encoding polysaccharide biosynthesis tyrosine autokinase translates to MNQSFGEQRSYYLNDASAKDNSEGGLNLGEIKNIILRNFPLITGCTLVLTSLALLKISTTPPVYDASFEILSEALNIETSLTSTNYNELSTETREQITSVDLDEVQLKVLKSPKLILRTVESLKNQYSAINYQEMIGNLTIDIKEQSDQRNILLVMYKHHNKQQVSDVIDNLAQTYIDYSLEKRQSGIKRGIAFLDQQIPKVDLQVKEIENQISDLRSKYNFIEPKISIDQITNRLNILAQEREQNTIKRQELLLKLRNLEQELKPQSNNSTTAIELATPRYLELLNQLRNTDVEIGRKSAIFTNNSIEIQTLKQEKQQIAALIVKEREAIRQKLDNQIKILENRQRTITVEITNLQSRLEEWSTISRDYNHLQEKLTIANNKLNEFTLQKDALLVDAAQQEAPWQLLSPVTEPKINNISTINYLALSSTLGLLLGVGAALVLDSSQKIIYTSGKVEEITNLPVLGTIPYIPKSKDWSFIREARQLPPPEAKLQGLKQSSPKLVSPMSIEAFRSFAANLNLFNFNANPEVSSDTSLKSIVITSAIPREGKSTVALNLARACASLGKRILLVDTDLRSTDCLTKSFGLESEIGLSDILNQDNTNLGLEYIQQIPSEENLFILTSGFNALDTDSTKLDPSRLLVSGKMHHLMEEIKTHFDLVIYDLCAITGFADVNLLAAKTDGIIVVTGLGKIQSMALTEALNQLRLCPAPVLGVAVNQVVNKS, encoded by the coding sequence ATGAATCAAAGTTTTGGAGAGCAAAGATCATACTATCTTAATGATGCTTCTGCCAAAGACAATTCAGAAGGAGGATTGAATCTAGGTGAAATCAAAAACATTATTCTGAGAAACTTTCCCCTGATTACTGGTTGTACTTTAGTTTTAACTTCCTTAGCTTTACTGAAAATTTCAACTACGCCTCCAGTTTATGACGCTAGTTTTGAAATTTTATCTGAAGCACTAAATATTGAAACGAGTCTAACTTCTACTAACTACAATGAACTGTCTACAGAAACTAGAGAACAAATCACCTCTGTAGATTTAGATGAAGTTCAGCTTAAGGTTTTAAAAAGTCCTAAACTTATCTTGCGAACTGTTGAATCTCTTAAAAATCAATATTCAGCAATAAATTATCAAGAGATGATCGGCAATTTAACTATCGATATTAAAGAGCAATCAGATCAACGAAATATTTTACTAGTGATGTATAAACATCACAACAAGCAACAAGTCTCAGATGTGATCGATAATCTTGCTCAAACATATATTGACTATAGTTTGGAAAAACGTCAATCGGGAATTAAACGAGGGATTGCTTTTTTAGATCAACAAATACCCAAAGTAGACTTGCAAGTCAAAGAAATAGAGAATCAAATCAGCGACTTAAGAAGTAAATATAATTTTATTGAGCCAAAAATTTCCATCGATCAAATTACAAATCGTTTAAATATTCTGGCTCAAGAACGTGAACAAAATACCATTAAACGTCAAGAATTACTCTTGAAGCTTAGAAATCTCGAACAAGAACTAAAACCACAATCCAATAACTCAACTACCGCAATTGAACTAGCTACTCCCCGATATCTTGAATTACTCAATCAATTACGGAATACTGATGTTGAGATTGGCCGTAAGTCTGCTATTTTTACAAATAATAGTATTGAAATACAAACTTTAAAACAAGAAAAACAACAAATTGCAGCTTTAATAGTTAAAGAAAGAGAGGCCATACGTCAAAAACTCGACAATCAAATAAAAATATTAGAAAATCGGCAACGAACTATAACAGTAGAGATAACTAATCTTCAATCAAGACTTGAAGAATGGTCAACAATCTCCAGAGACTACAATCATCTTCAAGAAAAGTTAACTATAGCTAACAATAAGCTTAATGAATTTACTCTACAAAAAGATGCTCTTCTCGTTGATGCAGCTCAACAAGAAGCTCCTTGGCAACTTTTAAGTCCAGTTACAGAACCAAAAATTAACAATATTAGTACTATTAATTATTTAGCGCTAAGTTCTACTCTGGGCTTACTACTGGGAGTGGGAGCAGCTCTCGTTTTAGATAGTTCTCAAAAAATTATTTATACTTCTGGCAAAGTTGAAGAAATTACCAACTTACCTGTTCTAGGTACTATCCCTTATATTCCCAAGAGTAAGGATTGGTCATTTATTAGAGAAGCAAGACAACTACCACCACCAGAAGCAAAATTACAGGGATTAAAACAATCTTCCCCGAAGTTAGTTTCTCCAATGTCAATAGAAGCATTTCGCTCTTTTGCTGCTAATTTAAACCTTTTTAATTTCAATGCCAATCCAGAAGTTTCTTCAGATACTAGTCTTAAGTCTATAGTGATTACCTCTGCCATTCCCAGAGAAGGAAAATCTACTGTTGCTTTAAATCTTGCTAGAGCCTGTGCTTCTCTAGGAAAAAGAATTCTGCTAGTTGATACAGATTTACGTAGTACAGATTGCTTAACTAAAAGTTTTGGTCTAGAGTCAGAAATAGGCTTAAGTGATATCTTAAATCAAGACAATACTAATCTAGGGTTAGAATATATCCAGCAAATACCCTCAGAAGAAAATCTTTTTATTCTTACTTCTGGTTTTAATGCACTCGATACGGACTCTACTAAACTAGACCCTAGTCGATTACTAGTTTCAGGAAAAATGCATCATTTGATGGAAGAAATAAAAACCCATTTCGACTTAGTTATTTATGATCTCTGTGCTATTACTGGCTTTGCTGACGTTAATTTACTTGCAGCCAAAACAGATGGAATTATAGTCGTAACCGGTTTAGGTAAGATACAAAGTATGGCACTAACTGAAGCCCTCAACCAATTAAGGCTTTGCCCAGCTCCCGTCTTAGGAGTAGCTGTTAACCAAGTGGTCAATAAAAGCTAG
- a CDS encoding WecB/TagA/CpsF family glycosyltransferase translates to MEAYRNSSFKKVLHQADLVTPDGKPLVWMLRLLGIYHQNQVPGMEVFLYLCNLAEKTGIPIYFVGSTEDILSKIRQKLDQEYPILKVAGMKSIPLMSIDEIRRTKDRELIEEINESGAGIVFVCLGCPKQEIWMSQYQGLIKGVMIGVGAVFSMYAGITPRAPYLIQHSGLEWLYRLLQEPRRLWHRYSSTIPPFIYLAIRQILTPYKEQSRETSWRLSEENILVDVETLNFSPEKLGAILIRQNIISTKELNQALSQQILSPNLKIGEILVRCNFISLSQLKFYLKNQNIKLGQLLIERKNIKQRSLNNILNLQNNTNNKLGEILIEQKIISKNRLRELLVEQYIRRKGLFLTEDISINYDFSSQSQKSLLEVI, encoded by the coding sequence ATGGAGGCTTATCGTAATTCTTCGTTTAAAAAAGTTTTACATCAAGCCGATTTGGTTACTCCTGATGGTAAACCTTTGGTATGGATGTTACGTTTGCTGGGAATTTATCATCAAAATCAAGTGCCTGGAATGGAAGTCTTTCTTTACTTGTGTAATTTAGCTGAAAAGACTGGAATTCCTATTTATTTTGTTGGCTCTACCGAAGATATTTTGAGCAAGATAAGGCAAAAATTAGATCAAGAGTATCCTATTTTGAAAGTTGCAGGGATGAAATCCATTCCCTTAATGTCTATTGATGAAATTCGCCGCACTAAAGACAGAGAACTAATTGAAGAAATTAATGAAAGTGGTGCAGGAATTGTCTTTGTCTGTCTGGGATGTCCTAAACAAGAAATCTGGATGTCTCAATATCAAGGGTTAATTAAAGGTGTCATGATTGGTGTTGGTGCAGTTTTTTCTATGTATGCAGGAATTACTCCCCGAGCCCCTTATTTGATTCAACATTCTGGTTTGGAATGGTTATACCGATTATTACAAGAGCCTCGCCGCCTGTGGCATCGCTATAGCTCAACGATTCCTCCTTTTATCTATCTGGCTATTAGACAAATATTGACTCCATATAAAGAGCAATCAAGAGAAACAAGCTGGCGATTATCAGAAGAAAATATATTGGTAGATGTAGAAACTTTGAATTTTTCTCCTGAGAAGCTTGGTGCAATTTTGATCCGCCAAAACATAATATCAACAAAGGAATTAAATCAAGCTTTATCTCAGCAAATCTTATCACCAAATTTAAAAATTGGAGAGATTTTAGTCCGATGTAATTTTATATCTTTATCTCAATTAAAGTTTTACCTTAAAAATCAGAATATAAAGTTAGGTCAACTCTTAATAGAGAGAAAAAATATAAAACAACGTAGTTTAAACAATATTTTGAATTTACAAAATAACACTAATAATAAATTAGGTGAGATTCTTATAGAACAAAAAATTATTTCTAAAAATAGGTTGAGAGAGCTATTGGTTGAACAATATATAAGACGTAAGGGGTTATTTTTAACTGAAGATATATCAATCAACTATGATTTCTCTTCACAGTCTCAAAAGTCTCTATTAGAGGTTATATAA
- a CDS encoding ABC transporter ATP-binding protein — protein sequence MTKYLNKFLYIIAGKRNELLLLIGLFLVTSVLEAFGIGFIGPFIALATDTSLIHQNSYSEWIYTQFNFGSEIDFVVLLGLVVVAILWLKSILGFNVQKYIFGFGFGQQADLRTRLMRAYLKVPYTFHLSRNTASLIQNILNETLVFANGILMPTLFAGANLAIVIALLILLFITDAIVTATVLIVLLFVFAVIYRFRSRVATWGKEASAANKKMVQIINHGMGGFKETRIIGCEAYFEKQLDDQAQMYKEVVEKFQAFSLLPRYTLEPVLISLIIGFTIISLLTNQDLNNLTATLGVFGLASVRLLPAASNLMQSYGGIKRSSYVVDLLYNDLKELETLHIQDYAELGSKSEIKFDKLLSIEKLNYVYPNASELALDDISISIKKGESIGLIGKSGAGKTTIVDIILGLLPVQNGDFKIDSISIKNNLHSWQNKVGYIPQSIFLIDDTLERNIAFGVEDHKIDRYRLERAIEAAQLTEVVARLPQGMKTVVGERGVLLSGGQRQRVGIARALYHEREVLVLDEATAALDNETEYLVSKAIESLSGTKTIIIIAHRLTTVKHCNCIYLMEKGQIVKSGSYEEVVLENPVSH from the coding sequence ATGACTAAGTATTTAAATAAATTTTTATATATTATTGCTGGCAAACGTAACGAACTCTTGCTTTTGATCGGATTGTTTTTGGTGACATCAGTTTTGGAAGCATTTGGGATTGGTTTTATTGGTCCGTTTATTGCTTTGGCAACCGACACCAGTTTAATTCACCAAAACTCTTATTCTGAGTGGATTTACACTCAATTTAACTTTGGTTCCGAAATAGACTTTGTAGTTTTACTAGGTTTAGTAGTAGTTGCAATTTTGTGGCTAAAATCAATTTTAGGATTTAACGTACAAAAATATATTTTTGGTTTTGGCTTTGGTCAGCAAGCTGACTTGAGAACCAGGTTAATGCGTGCCTATCTAAAAGTTCCCTATACTTTTCATCTAAGTCGTAATACCGCTTCTCTAATTCAAAATATACTAAATGAAACGTTGGTTTTTGCTAATGGCATTCTTATGCCAACTTTGTTTGCAGGAGCAAATTTAGCAATTGTCATAGCATTATTAATTTTATTATTTATTACCGACGCAATTGTTACGGCAACAGTGCTAATAGTCTTACTGTTTGTATTTGCTGTTATCTATAGATTTAGAAGTAGAGTCGCCACCTGGGGAAAAGAAGCATCAGCCGCTAACAAAAAAATGGTGCAAATTATCAATCATGGAATGGGTGGTTTTAAAGAAACGCGGATTATTGGCTGCGAAGCTTACTTTGAAAAGCAACTAGATGACCAGGCACAAATGTACAAAGAAGTTGTAGAAAAGTTTCAGGCTTTTTCTCTGCTGCCAAGATATACTTTAGAGCCAGTTTTGATTAGTCTGATCATTGGTTTTACGATCATTTCCTTGCTAACAAACCAGGACTTAAATAATCTAACGGCAACCCTGGGCGTGTTTGGACTTGCTTCTGTTAGATTGCTTCCTGCTGCTAGCAATTTGATGCAATCCTATGGAGGAATTAAACGCTCTTCTTATGTAGTTGACCTCCTATACAATGATCTCAAAGAACTTGAGACTTTACACATTCAAGATTATGCAGAGTTAGGTTCAAAGTCAGAAATCAAGTTTGACAAACTGTTGTCGATAGAGAAATTAAACTACGTTTACCCCAATGCTTCTGAATTAGCTTTAGATGATATTTCAATTTCGATCAAAAAAGGAGAATCTATTGGCTTAATTGGCAAGTCTGGAGCGGGAAAAACTACTATAGTAGACATTATTTTAGGTCTTTTACCAGTTCAAAATGGCGATTTCAAAATTGATAGTATTTCTATCAAGAATAATCTTCACTCTTGGCAAAATAAAGTCGGTTACATTCCTCAATCTATTTTCTTGATTGACGATACCCTAGAACGTAATATTGCTTTTGGTGTAGAAGATCACAAAATAGATCGCTATCGATTGGAACGAGCGATTGAAGCTGCACAATTGACCGAAGTAGTAGCCAGATTGCCTCAAGGAATGAAAACTGTAGTTGGCGAACGAGGAGTATTATTATCGGGGGGGCAAAGACAGAGAGTGGGTATTGCTAGAGCCTTATATCACGAACGAGAGGTATTGGTTTTAGATGAAGCCACCGCAGCTTTGGATAATGAAACTGAATATTTGGTTAGCAAAGCAATTGAATCTCTTAGCGGCACTAAAACTATTATTATTAT